The nucleotide window TAGTTTTGGAAAGAAATTCTtgagaactcttggagatgctctaaatgaTATCCTTACAAGTTGCACTACATTTTTAACAAACAGTTGGTAACATAACTTAGTACAATCCTAAACAATTGTTGAAACAGTTGGTACCATAACTTTATACAATCCTAAAAAAAATGTTGAATTTATTAAATAATAAGGTAACCTTTCCTATTAAACATTGTGGAAAAAAATATGTCTATGATGCTTCGCATATAGCTAGTTAAAGTGATATTCGATCTCACGTGTCGTTCCTTACACGTGAAACACATGTGAAAATGGTTGCATGCATGTCCTTAGAAAATTTCTCACTTTATTATCTCTTTATTTGCTCATTAAGTTTCAGTTTTGCAATGAAATTCTGTTGACTGATATATATCATGTTCATCCCCATCTCTCGCAACAGTCTTACCAAACTTGTGCAAAAATATTCAGTGCAAACCTGCTTCTACTTAGTGGAATCATGAAAATCTTTTAGAAAAAACATACTTAGGAGTTCTCGAAACATTTGAAACTATGTACATCCATAGTGCACCTATAGATGTGTATTCTAGAAAAATTAAGATTCAAACTCGTTCTGTAAAAAATCATATTGAAATAACAAATTTTAGATGCATATGCACTGGAAGACAAATTCTCAGGAATTTTGTCCTCTAACGCATATTCACTTGAAATTTATTATTTTAATATGAAGTTTTATAGATTGAGTTTGAATCTCAAAATTTTCTACAATGTACATCTGTAGATGCACAATAGATGTGTATAAATCATATTGAAATAACAAATTTTAGATGCATATGCACTAGAAGACAAATTCTCAGGAATTTGTCTGGAATTTGTCTTCTAGTGCATATGGAATTTGTCTTCTAGTGCATATGCACTTGAAATTTGTTATTTGAATATGAATTTTTATAGATTGAGTTTGAATCTCAAAATTTTCTACAATGTACATCTGTAGGTGCACAATAGATGTGTATAATTTCCAATTTTTTGAGAACTCCAAAATATGTTTTAAAAGGTTTTCATGATTCCGCCAAGTAGAGGGTTTATGCTGAATATTTTCCGGCATCGCAAATCCTAACGTAGAAAACCAATCGTACACGGGATGCCTAACACAGAAAACTAATGTTCCCTTGAACTTGTTagcctggcttatcagccatggtacagtgcttttctctcacaataaattaacgaatagtattttttagcctggcttttcagcgaaacgaacaaggTCTAATACATGCTAGATACGGATGCAAGGCGGGTTATCCGCGAACCAGTAAATAGGCTAAATTTTTGCACAAGATGGTGAAAGTCCCTCAAACTCTGCCGTCCTCCTAGGAAAGGTGATAAATAGTGCATCTCCAATGTCTCCAAAGTCCACCCACCTTTCACCACCCGATCTACTGGTAGCGCATGACCGGCAAACAACAATGACGATCGACAATAATTCCTTTTGAGCAGTAGTAGTTGAGATTCTTATTTCCACAAAATCCCCATAAACTGGAGTATCCCCTTCTCTAATACTATATATGCTGGCGGAAGATCATTTCAGATGATTAAACAGTAGTTTGGTCTGAATCTGTGAAATTGTATTGTTCAGATCCAACAACTCTTCCATGCTCAAATCGAAAATCTGGAGTGGAAGTGAACAAGCCTCAAAAGAACAAATCGGCTCTTCCAAAACGGCACGATGTACTTAGCCATGAAATTGTCCTTGGTTTGAAGAGAAGACTCAGGCTGGATGACACAATCCCAGCTAAGAAGATTAAGTAGAGTGCTGCTCAGGTGACTCACGGCTGATGACTGACAAATTCTCTAATTAGTAACTACATAGTGATTTGTAATTGTCCGTATATAAGCAAGTAGAATGCGGCTCAAGTGTGTGACAACTGACAAATTTGTCACACTTAGCTTGCTTGTTCCTGCAATGGGTGATCAATGATGGACTATGGAACAGACACAGCAACCGGTTAAATTCTCTTGCAGCTTTCTGAATCCAAATGGAAAGCACCTACGGGATGAGGAGATGATCACCTCCCTTCCATGTAAAAAAGTTTGATCAACGGTTCAGTGATGACGGGTGACCTGTGCTGAGGCAAACTAGCATGCCCTATAGTCTTGTAATCTTCAACAAAATATGACATGACTTTGCTTGGAGACAGTTCTAGATGCAGCTGTTGCATTCAGCTTCTGAAATGAAATTTCCCTTCCTTGAATGTTTAGACTAAATGGCTAAATCTCCTATGTTATGGTAGTACAATAAAATTCCTTCttgcactactggaaactcgaattgccctgtgggtgacgaatttttctgtgcgtttttttcggtacgcacagaaaaattacgattATTCTGTCAGGTttcaaaatatcccgacagaaaaatacgaaaacccacagaataattgtatgatttttctgtgcgtgactaATACACACATGGAAAAATAAGCACTCACAGAAAAATGCAATTTATtctgtcggttctttaaaaacgcacagaaaaaatatatgcacgcataGGAAAAATGTTATTATTCTATCGGTTATTTTAACACGCACAGAAAAAACATACACACGCACGGAAAATTTAAACGACCACTAGGACCCCTCCCTTCTTCTTaccccagcgccccctccccctcccatcttcttcctccgcacctggaccccagcgccccctcccttcttcttccccggcacccggcccccagcgcccctcccctccctaccGCCGCCCCACCCCTTCTTCTCCCCTTCTTCCTTGGTGCCGCCCCTCcccggccttcttcttccccggcgccacccctccctctcccggatccggccggtaGCGGCCAGATCTGGGCTCTGGTGGTGGCGGGTGGTGGGCGGCGTGGCGGCGGGCTTCGTGGTGCTGGCATGATGGTGGTGGTCCctggcgccgcccctccctctcccagatccggccctccctctcccggatccggacGGTGACGGCCAGATCTGGGCTCTGGTGGTGGCGGGTGTGGtgggcggcgggcggcgtggtGGCAGGCTTCGTGGtgctggcgtggtggtggtggtccctggtgccgcccctccctctccccgatCCGGCCAGTGGAGGCTGATGGCGGACGGATCTAGGCTCTGGTggtggcgggcggcgggcggTGTGGCGGCGGGCTTCGTGGtgctggcgtggtggtggtggtcccaggcgccgccccctccctcccttcttattccccggcgccgcccctccctggCGCAGTCCCTCCCTCTCTTGGATCCGGAGCTGTTGGAGCTACTACCACCATGGGTATGTATTCACTACTGGAGCTGCTTCCTCCACTTCTCTTATTTTATTAACAGTAAGATGACCTCTTGGTTGCATTGTTGGGTTGTTCCAGCTGGTTTAGTAGTAGTAGCACATCTGATTTGTTGTATGAAGAAACCGCACTGCCATTTTGATTCATGAAATTCACAAGTAGAACTATACTAACATAATTCACTATTAGTAGTGCATCAATATTTCTTGAACATATATGAGCAATGAGCTGTCAGGTTTGATCCAAATGGGAGCTCTTCATTGTCTTTTATCAGTAACTTGACATCTTTGAAAATCACAAGTAGAACTATACtaatcataatttactataaTGTAAGAAATATACATGGATGGACCACTCAAATAATGTTATTATATTTGAATTTGAGGGAGCAATGTAATAAGAAGATTTTACTGCAAAGTTAAAATACAATTTTAACTTGTTTGTTTTGTTACCCTAGGTTGCTTTTTCAGGTGAGATGCTATGAAAACAGTATCTTGaatatcttgcatatatcaacctgatCAATCATTTTGATATGTGATATTTGCGGAGCTGAGAATGATATGGAACCCCAGTCTCTGTGCCacgctgctctccccttccctaactatgccttattactttttttgttttgtactactcttgagtggctgtgatgaatcaagtttccattagagaacttctgcactttagcaccttatgagctggtacattggatattttgttctgtttgctgcttaactaggatggcttgtaccagtacaagcaaccaattctgtggccagttcaattcccattagagagagagaattaaattaagctccagGTAAAATTAAGTTGATAGTTAGTCATactgataatgggtaaatctgagccatttctcgagttcttttgctcttgttcttttgcTCCAGGTGAAATATATGTAGTTCTTGTGCTTTTGACATACTGCTCTCTAATGGATCTGGAATGACCAATAGTTTCTTTTCTATTAGCTCAGTTCAATAGAGCTCTGTGATTTTTGCATTGCTATTTGTAGAAGAACATGACTTTTTTGCAAGCAAATCATATATTTATTGCCTTGGACTGTGAAACTTAGGTAATACTTTCAAATGTgaattttctggagatggtcactgtcttgtggtatttcttctgtgaaattttggtaattatatactttcaaatgtgaaatttctggagatggtcACTGCCTGTGTGGCATTTCttctgtgaaattttggtaattataTACTTTTAAATgtgaaatttctggagatggtcACTGCCTGCCTGTCATTTCTTTTGCACTTGTAGATTTGTAAGTTCTTCCTGTCTCTTGCAGCTGTACTGCTTTTGTGAAGGCTAGAAGTAATTATGGGCAGCATTTGTATTATGAAAACTTGAGTATGTGTAAGAACTAAGAAGCTTGTATGCTATGGCCACTGCTTTAGGCTCTTACCATAGTCCCAACACTGCATGGTTTAATACTAATTTTGTTTGCTTGACTGGACCGAGCTAGAACTTTTGTATTATTGACTAGTTCTATCGAATGCATCTTTAGTTTTATTTTGTTTAGGCTTAGTTTTATATTCAGTGGTACAGTAAAAAAAGAGATGATGGGTCATTGTGGTTTCCCATTTGCATCTTTAGTTTTATTTTGTAGGTAAAGTTGAATAAACTGATCAGGTGCTGCCATGTGTAACTTTTCAATCTTCTTCCGCTAACTTGCATATTACACTGCTTGAACCCTTTTTTCGACAGTATCGTTGTTCTTCTCTTTTTCCCCAATATaacagagtgtcaaagaaaatGTTAACACCGCTGCTCGCGTCCCTCCATGGTTCTTCATTGAGTTGCTTGGAGATACTAATTGAGGTGCAGTATTTTGTCACTTTAGAGATGTTGCTTGCCCCAAACTATTTCTTGCCAATGGGGTTCAACAAATTTGATTGTGCGATTCCTAAGATGAACACAATTGTAGGCTGGTGCTGATGTGAATGGGACTGGTTGTTCTGTACCTCCAGTAGCGCTAGCTGCTTATAAAGGCTTAGATTGCTGCATCCAGTGTTTGTAGAGAAACGGTGCTAATCCCAATGTACCTGATGAAGTGAGTTCTACCTTGCTATTTCTCAATTTCAATATTAGTTGTCAGCTTCTTGGTTTTATGCCTATTTTAATTGTACATAATCTTTTTGGACAAATGTTCCATACCACACTAGGATCTTTACAATTTTTAGGGTAGTTATTATGACTCTGTTTGATACTCCAACAAATTTAGGGTAATTAGCAAAGGTTCCTTAAATGAGGCAATTTGTTGTTTGAGATTTAATGTTGTGATTTCAAAAATACATTTGTGCTTACTAGCCTATTTAGGTCTTGATATCCAGATATTGATTGTTGGAACTTGAAAGAATTGTGATACCCTGACACTGATGGAATTATTTCCTAACTAGAAGTTTAGGATAAAATACCCACATTAGATTTGCAGTTTGACATCTAGAAGTTAGCTGCCAAGTTACTATCTGAAACAAAGTTGTGCTTACTACCTGATGTATGCCAAGTTGATATTATCTTGCTTACTGTGCTTTATTTGCAGGTCGATAGGAGCAGCAATGAAAGAGCTAAGAGCTGCTCATTTTCAATGGTAGCAACATCGATCTGGTTGTCAGCAGAGTAGTACAGTAGTTATCAGTAGTGAAATTCATGAACTGCTGAGAtgagatggtaatgcttttgaatgtattgatgccAGAAATATTTGGACATCATCTACATGTAGCCTGGATGCTATGAATGAATGTGCTGAGCATTTGGACTCCATCTTTATATGTTGTGATGAAATTACTGTATGGACAGTCCATATTTTAATATGCTATTGCTACTATTTTCAAATAATTATTGTATCCAATTTGCTGCATGGGTAAGTGTATATTATTCTGTCGGTGGTCTGTTAACACCTGACAAAAaatacaatttttctgtgcgttcacttaacccgacagaaaaatacaatttttTCTATGAGTGCACCTCTGCAACTATGACTGGGACAACACTAACAGAAAAATGATTTTTCTGTCGGGttttcttttttctgtgaggAATAATGCatataaattttatttttaatcctGGCCGAACTATAATTTTTCTGTGCTGTGTAAGATcgacagaaaaattgtttctgacggcgaacgcacagaacaattgaatttttctgtcattctatttccgtgtgtatttttctgagggtacaccatcaaaaaatatttttctaacggatattcatatttttctgtgtgttttcgcacacacGAAGTAATTGAGTTTCTAGTAGTGTTAGTAACGATGATTTAAGTCATAGAAATCACTATCATGCCCTACAAATGTAGAAGTCCGAAGAATACCGGTTATACCACTAGCAACTCAAGGAATGCAGGTTTCCAAGGCCTTGCCGGCTCCAATAACCCCATATCGACACCATGAACATCTTTGATATTTTTAAATCCTGGCATCATCCATATTTGTAAATCCGGGACCTGCGCTCAACAGAAGGCACGGCAAGCCGCGCCAGTCTTTCTAGTCTTCTTTGATATTGTTCAGTCTCCAAAAGTCAATTGTCAAACGTGTGATTATTTCATCATTAATCAATAATATAATGGACCGTATATGTCGTATTTCGTCTCACTCAGCAGCATCCTCCAAATTTGGAAGACATATATTAAATCCCTACTGGCATATAATTATATGACTATGGCATGAATTGCCATCGAAATGAGTATAAAAACATGTACATAGAGGGGCATCAGCGGCATAATTGTCTGGCGAGGAGTACTTGTTGAAGGGAGGGAGCATGATTCGTTCTTTGTAGAAAATGTAACCACTGAATTTCAAGGAAAATCTGTGCAAAAGTATTTTATTTGTATTCCTTACATTCATCCAAGTCTACTACTCCTTTCATTCCAAAATGTAAGTTGTTTTGACTTTTTAAGATACAATGTTGTTTTTAGCTTATCAAGATACATAGCTTGTATTACGTacctagacataatatatatttaggtacatagcaaaaactagaaaagtcaaaatggcttataatttggaataaagGGATTAATTCTCTCTGGATCCCAAAGAAAGAAAGCATCTAGATTGTATGGATTTTGCTTCAGTTTATTGGGTTTCATTGATTTATCCTCCAACTAGAAAACTATAAACCCTCTCACTATTTGAAGCTCCAAATGGGCCCAACCGTCTCCTAGCTTTGAGCTAGGCCGTTTGTTCCTTGCGCCATCgcgttagggcatgtttggtttctTGGGACTAGAGACTAGAGACTACACAGGGACTAAACTATAGTCCCTCGTGCTATTTAGTTCAAGGGACTAATCTACTGCACAAAGACCATGATACCCCTATTCAATACACAAATCAGCTAGGGGTTGTACCCCTGTTCCCGCGCTGCTTTTTCTAGCCGCGCTGATTGCTTTGCCTTGCCGCGTTGCCGGCAGGCTTTCCTCTCCCCAAATCATGGAAAAATTCAAAATAGTGTTCATGTAGTTCATAAATATTCAATATTACAAATCACCAGACCTACAATCTCTTAAATAAACCATCAGCTATCCAATCCCAAAACTGATTCATATTTTGATCTTCGTCCCCTTGACGTATACGTCGTCTATTTCCCTGAGAAGAACACGATGCTTCAGCCATTGGAACGTAGTTTTCATCctgatcacacatatcaaaatccGTATATGCTAAAGCACTCTCTCGAATGAAATTATGAACGGCCATGCAAGCCATAATTATTTGGCGTTGCTTTGCCATTGGATAACTCAGCAAATCTAACAATatcctccacttcatcttgaaaacTCCAAAAGACCGCTCGATGACATTTCGAAGTGAAGAATGCGAATAATTAAAGAGCTCCTTTTTACCTCTTGGCATTGGTCCTTGCCGAAACTCCTGGAGATGATACTTTGTTCCCTTATACGATGCAAGATAACCTATTCGGTTTGGGTAACCCGAGTCTACAAGATAAAACTTCCCTACATAACATGGAATTAAGACATAAATGCAGTTGTAGATTTATATCATGAAAATTGACGTGCACAACTACCTGAAGCACCCACCAGTATATATAAGataaaataaaaattattaaCAGTTATCTGACATCAAGCATACTAGAATGGTGGCAAGGTGGCATATATAAGAAACTGGAGAGTGGACATGAAACTGAATAGCTGGTCTATAGCTCATTAAAAGGCATAGGAGTAGTTAACAAAGGCAATAAGAAATGTGTTCAAGTTCCCTAATAAACAGCAGTAAGTAAATCAAGTCAATGCCTAATGGACATGTCACAGCTCAAGTTGCCTAATAAACAACAGTAAGTAAATCAAacaagtcaatggtcaatggaCATGTCAGCTTAAATTCCCTAATAAACAACAGTAAGTAAATCAAACGAGTCAATGGCCAGTGGACATGTCACCGCTCAAGTTTGAGTGTGTGTAATGGCTAATTATCTTAGATGTAGTGCCTAATATAGCTGGAGTGTCTGTAATTGAAAATTATATTTCAATATAATTTCATCTCATGTATTTTTAAAATATTAGCTATTTGCATGGCTACCGGTAAGATTGCAACCACACCACAATATCTATTGCATCACTAGCACACATACTGAGCCACTGGTAAGCATTGCACTTGCATGGACTAAATCTACAGAAAAAGATCTACCAAAAGTAACAGTGGCTAACACAATCTAGGTGAAACATGGAAAGTAACATGAAAAGTATGTCAATCTAGGTGAAACAAGAGATGATAGTAGACATCAATACCTTTAGGTGGATGTGGAAACTTGTCGCCATACTTCTCATTTGCATCCTTGAATACCCTCATATCATGAACGGATCCAGGCCATCCTACCACAACAAAGGTAAATCTCATATTGAAGTCACATATTGCCAACACGTTCTGAGTAATGTAAACATGCCTCCCCGTATGTTGCACTACCTGATTAGTTGGCACAACTACAGTGACATGTGTTCCATCTATGGCTCCAATGCATTTATCAAAGAAAGGAGAAAACCGAGGGGATTGTAACCTTTGATGCACAGACCTAAAATGAGGATCAATTGTCCTAATGATATCAGCTGCTAGCTTGGACACGCTAGCCAGCACCTTCTCAAACTTCCTACTATCTGTCTCGAGTGATCGTGTAAACCTATTTTCAACTTGTCTAACAACTTGTTGTCCTCCACATATCCATAAGAAAATCCCCAAAGCCTCCACTGATGACATCTTACGTGTGGACTTCAATCCATATGACTCCCCAAGGACATTATGAAGCTTATCAAAAACATTTCTGTGCATCCTAAACATGTTGTAACAATCGGTCCTATTACCTAGGTTTCTCATGACCCATTCGTATCCAGATTCTTTAGGTACTCTATACTCAGCTTTGTTCATATATTTGTCGAAGTGAATCATACCGATCATGGATGTAGTAAGGaccatttgccacctcctcttcTGAGCCCTCAAGAAATACTCTTCTATagcagcatcttcatcatccgaactatcactatcacttgaatcatcatcctcCGAACTAGCACtgtcacttgaatcatcatctgacccttgctctgaatcatcatcatcatctttagtGCCATCTCCCTCAAGTGTTGCTGCATTAAAATCATCGACCTGAACACACAAACAGCAAACCACAACAGACCATAGGTTAACCACTCATAAAAAAAGTTCACCACTCAAGACATAGGTTCACCACTCAAGAGTCAAGACATAGGTTCACCACTCATAAATA belongs to Miscanthus floridulus cultivar M001 chromosome 4, ASM1932011v1, whole genome shotgun sequence and includes:
- the LOC136548354 gene encoding uncharacterized protein, translating into MFQGVTVDGSSSCIPRQQACDVVGDDAVEVSRAAAWSPVGSDADVFGNSPVDDFNAATLEGDGTKDDDDDSEQGSDDDSSDSASSEDDDSSDSDSSDDEDAAIEEYFLRAQKRRWQMVLTTSMIGMIHFDKYMNKAEYRVPKESGYEWVMRNLGNRTDCYNMFRMHRNVFDKLHNVLGESYGLKSTRKMSSVEALGIFLWICGGQQVVRQVENRFTRSLETDSRKFEKVLASVSKLAADIIRTIDPHFRSVHQRLQSPRFSPFFDKCIGAIDGTHVTVVVPTNQVVQHTGRHVYITQNVLAICDFNMRFTFVVVGWPGSVHDMRVFKDANEKYGDKFPHPPKGKFYLVDSGYPNRIGYLASYKGTKYHLQEFRQGPMPRGKKELFNYSHSSLRNVIERSFGVFKMKWRILLDLLSYPMAKQRQIIMACMAVHNFIRESALAYTDFDMCDQDENYVPMAEASCSSQGNRRRIRQGDEDQNMNQFWDWIADGLFKRL